The following are from one region of the Nicotiana tomentosiformis chromosome 7, ASM39032v3, whole genome shotgun sequence genome:
- the LOC104106418 gene encoding ketol-acid reductoisomerase, chloroplastic-like, whose amino-acid sequence MAAAAAAATSFSISTSSPTPSSKSLKPSLAGNLGFLSSTPSLKPLRAKSAVSCGSSSSSGAALAARMVSAPAVVKAPVSLDFETSVFKKEKITLAGHDEYIVRGGRDLFKYLPDAFKGIKQIGVIGWGSQGPAQAQNLRDSFAEAKSDIVVKIGLRKGSSSFAEARTAGFSEENGTLGDIYETISGSDLVLLLISDAAQADNYEQVFSHMKPNSILGLSHGFLLGHLQSMGLDFPKNISVIAVCPKGMGPSVRRLYVQGKEINGAGINASFAVHQDIDGRATDVALGWSVALGSPFTFATTLEQEYKSDIFGERGILLGAVHGVVESLFRRFTENGMNDELAYKNTVECITGIISKTISTKGMLAVYNSLTEEGKKEFEAAYSASYYPCMEILYECYEDVATGSEIRSVVLAGRRFYEKEGLPAFPMGKIDQTRMWKVGERVRAKRPAGDLGPMYPFTAGVFVALMMAQIEILRKKGHSYSEIINESVIESVDSLNPFMHARGVSFMVDNCSTTARLGSRKWAPRFDYILTQQALVAVDNNATINGDLISNFLSDPIHGAIEVCAQLRPTVDISVTADADFVRPELRQ is encoded by the exons ATGgcggcggcggcggcggcggcTACTTCATTCTCCATCTCTACTTCCTCTCCCACTCCTTCATCCAAATCCCTAAAACCTTCCCTTGCCGGTAACTTAGGGTTCCTTTCCTCTACTCCGTCGCTTAAGCCTCTCAGAGCCAAATCGGCCGTTTCATGTGGCAGCAGCTCCAGCTCCGGCGCGGCTCTCGCCGCTCGCATGGTCTCCGCACCTGCTGTCGTCAAAGCCCCTGTTTCTCTCGATTTTGAAACCTCCGTCTTTAAGAAGGAGAAAATCACCCTCGCTGGCCATGATGAG TACATTGTGAGAGGAGGGAGAGATTTGTTCAAGTATTTGCCGGATGCTTTCAAAGGAATCAAGCAGATTGGAGTCATCGGCTGGGGTTCTCAG GGACCTGCTCAAGCCCAGAACTTGAGGGATTCTTTTGCTGAAGCCAAATCAGATATAGTCGTTAAG ATTGGTTTAAGAAAGGGTTCAAGCTCCTTTGCAGAGGCCCGTACAGCTGGGTTTTCTGAAGAGAATGGAACCCTTGGTGACATATATGAGACTATCTCTGGCAGTGATCTTGTGCTGCTTTTAATTTCTGATGCTGCTCAG GCTGATAACTATGAGCAAGTGTTTTCCCACATGAAGCCAAATAGCATACTTGGGCTTTCACATGGATTCCTCCTTGGCCATTTGCAGTCAATGGGCCTTGATTTCCCAAAGAACATTAGCGTGATTGCTGTATGTCCCAAGGGAATGGGTCCTTCAGTCAGGAGATTATATGTTCAAGGAAAAGAAATCAATGGTGCTGGAATTAATGCAAGTTTTGCAGTTCACCAG GATATTGATGGAAGGGCCACAGATGTTGCTCTTGGGTGGTCTGTTGCCCTTGGTTCTCCCTTTACTTTTGCCACTACTCTAGAACAGGAATATAAAAGTGACATTTTTGGAGAACGAG GTATTTTACTTGGTGCTGTCCATGGAGTTGTTGAGTCACTTTTCAGAAGGTTCACTGAGAATGGAATGAACGATGAACTTGCATACAAGAATACTGTAGAGTGCATAACAGGAATTATTTCAAAGACCATATCAACAAAG GGCATGTTGGCTGTGTACAACTCATTGACCGAGGAGGGCAAGAAGGAGTTTGAGGCTGCATACAGTGCTTCATATTACCCCTGCATGGAGATATTGTATGAGTGCTATGAAGATGTAGCTACAGGTAGTGAGATCAGGAGTGTTGTCTTGGCTGGCCGTCGCTTTTAT GAAAAGGAGGGCTTACCAGCTTTCCCAATGGGGAAAATTGACCAAACAAGGATGTGGAAGGTTGGTGAGCGCGTTCGAGCAAAACGACCAGCTGGTGATCTTGGTCCTATGTATCCTTTCACTGCTGGTGTCTTTGTGGCATTGATGATGGCCCAG ATTGAGATTCTGAGGAAGAAAGGCCACTCTTACTCAGAGATCATAAATGAAAGTGTCATTGAGTCTGTAGATTCTCTCAATCCGTTTATGCACGCTCGTGGAGTGTCATTCATGGTTGACAATTGCTCTACAACAGCGCGTTTAGGATCCAGGAAGTGGGCCCCTCGATTTGATTACATTCTCACCCAGCAAGCACTTGTTGCAGTGGACAATAATGCTACTATCAATGGGGATCTTATCAGCAACTTCCTATCAGATCCGATACACGGAGCTATTGAAGTGTGTGCTCAACTGAGACCCACGGTTGATATTTCTGTCACAGCAGATGCTGATTTTGTCCGCCCTGAGCTCAGGCAATAA
- the LOC104106417 gene encoding bifunctional riboflavin kinase/FMN phosphatase-like, with protein sequence MGDLHSANNNVQAHILAVIFDLDGTLISTEHLTKEILKEFLAGYGKVPDKEKEKKRLGMAQKEYAIGIVNDYDLPLTPDQYIEAIMPFYHDKWLQAKALPGANRLIRHLHKHGVPFALASNSKRKNIDGKVALQEGWKECFSVILGSDQVKSGKPSPDIFLEAAKQMGADAAHCLVIEDSVIGVKAGKAARMKVVAVPSFHSEFDQYPIADSVLRSLLELKPELWGLPPFEDWVGNALLVEPVFFRGLYRNGLLHDFTDDGPSALPDQVFGLYFGWAKPEAYKFIKIVLGSGWGHGCCSSKRKMQACIVDSSDEQIQDCKMEVVIVGYIRGSRDEGKSDKIEILEEDKSIANAALNRSEFSLGAFQSLFSEVAL encoded by the exons ATGGGCGATCTTCATTCTGCAAACAACAATGTACAGGCCCATATTTTAGCCGTCATTTTTGATCTGGACGGCACCCTTATAAGCACAG AGCACTTGACAAAGGAAATTTTGAAGGAATTTTTGGCTGGATATGGGAAGGTGCCAGataaggagaaggagaagaaaagATTGGGCATGGCCCAGAAAGAGTACGCTATTGGCATTGTTAATGATTATGACCTCCCGCTCACGCCCGATCAGTATATCGAAGCAATCATGCCCTTTTATCATGACAA GTGGTTGCAAGCCAAAGCACTTCCTGGTGCTAATCGCCTTATAAGACATCTCCATAAGCACGGAGTTCCCTTTGCCCTTGCTTCCAATTCCAAAAGAAAAAACATAGATGGGAAAGTCGCTCTCCAAGAAG GATGGAAAGAATGCTTTTCCGTAATTCTTGGAAGTGACCAGGTTAAATCAGGGAAGCCTTCTCCAGACAT ATTTCTGGAAGCTGCAAAGCAAATGGGTGCAGATGCAGCTCACTGCCTAGTGATAGAGGATTCTGT CATTGGCGTCAAGGCAGGCAAAGCTGCTAGAATGAAGGTGGTAGCTGTGCCATCTTTCCATTCTGAATTTGATCAATATCCGATAGCTGATTCTGTGCTTCGTTCGCTCCTAGAGTTAAAGCCGGAACTATGGGGTCTCCCACCATTTGAAGACT GGGTTGGTAATGCGTTGCTGGTTGAACCTGTTTTTTTCAGGGGTCTGTACAGAAACGGCCTCCTCCATGATTTTACAG ATGATGGGCCGTCTGCTCTACCCGATCAAGTGTTTGGACTTTATTTTGGCTGGGCAAAACCGGAGGCTTACAAGTTCATAAAGATTGTTCTTGGCAGTGGTTGGGGACATGGCTGCTGCAGTTCTAAGAGAAAGATG CAAGCTTGTATAGTAGATTCAAGTGATGAGCAGATCCAGGATTGCAAAATGGAAGTTGTGATTGTAGGCTACATCAGAGGATCACGCGATGAG GGGAAATCAGACAAAATTGAAATACTTGAGGAAGACAAATCAATTGCCAATGCTGCCTTGAATCGGTCTGAATTTTCCCTTGGTGCATTCCAGTCCCTATTTTCTGAAGTTGCTTTATAA